CCCCAAGTAACGCAATCGGTAGCAAATGTGGCAATGTAGTGTTAGGCGCCTGTGGATTGGTACACTCGTTCATAGCCCGCAGTGTAGGCCTGAGCTTCGCCTCAAAGTTAAAAGCCTCATCTGTATGCTTCTGTCTTAGCAGATGCCACGTATTGGCCAGTCTTTGAATTTGCGGCAGGCATAAACCGAGCATCACACCGCAGAAGCCGTAGAGATTGCCGAGCGCGGTTTTTGTATCGATTGCTACTTTGATCCATTTGCTGATTGTAGCTGCCCTTTCTGcgatatttgtttaaaaaatccgataaaattgagtttttactcaattaattaagaaattaatatcattaaatccTCTTTTTGATTAGTAAATGTTAGATTtcttatatatctaatatgtatatatttaatcaatcttttgtttttaccGTAATTAATGCATACACAAATTATTGATAGATAAAACATGATTCATCTTTTAATCGGAATTTTAGATTGTGTTCTCAAACAATAGAACACAATGTTATTGttactgtatatatattaaaacgtatataagaatattgaataaaattttaaaacaatatatatcgaTGAGAAAAATTGACAGCTTTCAAGACTCACCTATCGCTGTAGCGCCAGCCAACACGGTAACCGCCACCAGCAGCTTCAGACATTCCGATCTCTCGATTAGATCCATTCGAGCTTGTCTGCCATGAGGAAGAGTCGCCAGTTCGATGCCGCTCAGTCCGCTTCTGTTTCCCGGTCCCGGCTGAAGCGCCACTTCAAGATCAATCCTCGTAAGATGAGAGGCGAGTACCCTCGGCGCCGAATCTAACAACATTCCCGAAACTCCTCTCAAGGCCGTCGGGTCCAAAGGCCTGTGCTCGCCAGCCGGTAACAGCAATGTCGAGAAACCTTCGATGTCGAGCACCGTAGTGATTTCCAGAGACGGCGCGGCCACCACTAATTGCTCTTCCGCAGATAATTCGTACTCGCTGCCATTGTTGCCGTTGGTGCCATCATAGTTGCTATTGTAGTGGCTGCGTATCACTACGCCTTTAATCGGCGCCGAGGGATTGCTGGCGCCGCCGGAGTTGTTCGCCTCGAATTCACTGTCTCCCGATCCATTCCCGCTGTCGCTGCCGGAGGCCTGGTAGCtctgatgatgatgatgatggtggtgatgatggtgatgatgatgatgctGATGATTTGGCACGTAGGGCACTCTGGGAGGCTTGGGTGGCGCCGTACTCAGCGTGTTCTGGAGATTCAAcggttgttgttgttgttgctgctgcagAGCTGGATCTGAGATTACTCGAGTGATTTTCTGACGACCCAGGGAGAGAGAACAGGAGGGGGGTTGGTTCTGGATCGGCGGTACCCGTGGCAGAGTGCTAGACTGGATAGGTAGCTGAGGTCCCGTTTGCTGATTGCCATCCCGGGTGACATGTTGCTCGGCACCGTGATGCTGGGCGCTCAATGAATGGCTGCGCTGTTGTTTCCTAGGTAGACGAGGTGGCGAACCGGTGGACAGAGAGGACGAGGAAGGACTAGAGCAGTGCTGATTATTTGTAGATCCAGGAACGTACGTTAACGGAACCGATCTAGGTTTCGGAGTGACGATACGAGCCCCGCTGGCCTGGCTGATCGGCCGGCCGCTGCCGACGTAGAAGGTTATCAAATCGGCGACTGTGTCGAAGGCTTCATCTTCGAACTGATATTGCGCTCTCTCGTAAACCGTGTCTGGCTGAATTACGACCTggcaaaacattttaatctttatggaataaattaattttaaaagtggaatttttggcaaatttttgtgttattctattgttgagaaattaaacttgaatgtttattaatttagctttccggctttttatttttattctgcaaaatttatattaaactagtgcgcgattaaacaattaaacatttttattcaatatttttattttttacatcaattaTGTATCGCAATCTTCTTCGATTTGACAAATCGTCGTCAAACTTACCCGATTGATGACGAAATGAAGCGGTTGGCCTTTCCATCGTACGGTTAGTACGTAATTGCCGGGCTGGGAGGCACAATCACGCACCAAGAAGTCCCCATCATTCGGCACTTCCGCTTCCGCGCCCTTCCGCCCGCCGCGCAATGTACTACCGTGATACCAGGCATGCGATCGTAGATCTCGTGGATCGAGAAGCCGCAATTCTCTTTCTAACAGTTTGCGAATAGACTCTTCAGGTGGCTCctgcgataaattaaaataaattgaaaattttagtatttaaatGTTGtctctaattaaattaaaacgtgTATtcactgatatattttttctaaaataagaCTTTAAACACGAGTGACATTTTAAAGAagataatcatttattattcaatagaAGACGCGTTGCGATCAGTCCTGAACTAAGTCTTTTTCCTCaacattctatatataaatgatgaatcattattatattgaactcaatgaatatatatttcagtgCATTCCTATATCGTTAATGAATTATTGAGATAGAAGATATAGCTATATATCATACATATCACTTCCGCATAAGACAATTCCGCCAATCAATGTAGAAAGgagatggagagagagagagagagagagagggggggaaagggagagagagagaagaaaagagacgAGAGACTGCGGTACAGCGAAGATTGGCTTAACAAGAGCAGCCTTGAGCACTCTGTTACAAAGTCGTTGTTCGTCTGCGACTCGTCATCAACGTGCCGCGTCAAGTAGTTCGATTATTATGCCACTCATCATTGCCCGTACTTGAGTATATCGCTGTGTTCAATCGTTCGTTATGCATCGTCTGATGAAGAATTGGTGTTGCCGTTTcaacgattaaaaatttaaatttataattgcgtATTTCGTACACGAATGTATATGAAATCCCTTGGTAATATTTATGCTACATTAAAACACACGCGGATCATAAAGCGTTTCTCCTTCTAATTCATGGATTTTCCTATTAATTCGCCATCGTGTCGAGTTGAAAAAGTTCTCCCGACAAAAGTGTTAAAAGtcaaattttcaagattaataAGTGAATAATCGAAAGCGAAAGAGAATTAAAACTGCAAGGGGGTGCAGACAGTTCGAAACACTCACCATTGGCGACGAGAGACTGTTGTTACTGTGGGGTGTTTTCGCCGGGAGTGATTCTTGCTCACTTTGAAAACATGCGTGCGGATCCAACCTTGCGTCGCTGCCTCCCGCCGATGTCCTGCAGATCAGAATAAGATCTTCAATCCCTCACATTTTGCGGCCGGACTCATAGGCGAGGTTCTCGTGGATTTTGGTTCCTTCGTCTAGAAGGAGAGCTCCGTGCGGCACTTTAGACGGGTGGATAGGGTTTGTCGCACTCTCGCGAGTCTCTCAAAGCACACGCATGCACCCTACTGACCGGCGCAGGCTgtcgcttctctctctctctctctctctttctatctttctctctttccctccctctttctctttctctctttctccttctcgaGCAGCAGGATCGTATTTTCGGAGGGTACCGCCGGGCACCACTGGATGATATTAATAGATTGCGGGGAAAATACGCGGGAAAAAAGCGAGATGAAAGAAGAAGAGATTGCTTACGCGTGccaaagaaaatgttttcttcCTGTCGACTTGTTTATCCGTTCGTACACGCTGCCGGCAATTATCGTAAGTTAAATTTGACGGAACTGCTACGGCGTACAACATGATGAAAGAAAATCGCGATGCTGTTCGTCGAGGAGCTCGGTATACAGTCTTGTTTAccatttatatgatattttggGTGTGTATAATAACAATTCCGCGTAATAATTAACGCAATagtgaatattaattcaagtTCGTActgaagagaaaaataatgcgTGTTGCATCTTACATTTTACTCGATGCAATTTCTATGCACTTCCGAGCCATCGTACGCCACTGCGATGTTATTAACCGTTTCACCCGTTCTGGTCCCACCCACCCCCTTTTCTCGTCCGTCAAAGCAAACGGTTTTGACAGACGTCGGATATCGAAGTACATGCATATGAACGATAGAACGCTTCTCACGTTGCGTCCCGCATCGAAAGATGCAATACAGAATCGAGTGTAAAGTGCTTCATTCCCTTTTATCGCTTTCGAGTGGGTTACTCTGTCGATATATGGGGGTTATTGATCTTCTTGGACAAGGGGCTGCGTATACAGGGGGGTCGACGGCCAAGGTGCGCTTGCGTCATCCGAAAACGTTCGATAAACGGCATCATCGAGATGCACTGCTCGACCCTAGCACTCGCTCGCACAAGAAATGACTTTAAAAGACTccaatctttaatatattctgtttttaaactcaatttttattactgttGTCATTGGGAATTAATgttcaatttttgcaataatttcacgtcgtattataatgtatagttatttaattgtaatgtaaatttttatattatatatctagcGATGTAATAACGTATAAGAATAAAGTGTAAATAGAATAAGACGCGAAGAAGACGTCTTActtgtacaaatatatatataaaaacattaataaattataaacaaagaattttattcattcgaTATGCCCTTTAAAGAGACagcgcaattaaaataaataacgtaaCAAATGAATGACCTGATATTCATAACTGCGCAGCCGTTCGAAGAAAAGTCTGCAAATTGCTTATCTCAACAGACTATAATATTACCGCCACGGGATCTCGTGTGTAGATATAACATTCGCAAAGATTGCTGCCACTATGCATTTGCATCGAGTTTTATCTTGAAAGCAcgtgagaaaaaaagtatcCCTCTATTCATTACAAGCGATGTTGTTTTaagatttgttttaaaaacaaaacgaACTCTCATAGGAATTGCtgcgaaattaataataaaaaaatattttgagaatgATCGATAGGTTTCTTTAATTCATCAATCATCGTAACGCTGGAAGTTGAAATAATgtgcatgtatatattttttacttgaaaGTGGATACTGAGATCACGATACATTTCTCAATGGCTGCTtataatttttcgtttttgtttctttcttataaaatgccCGCATTTGTCGGCTGCTTGTATACAAGAGCGAGCGCATCATTCTGAAGGTAAAGATCGAGGGAAACCGGTTCGAGAGTCGCCGGAcgcattatacatattttcataCCGGTATTTCAACATAGTATCAAAAGCGGCTAATTCGTAAGTTTTAGTTTGAAGCTTTAGATTTTAGCGAAAAGTCGTATTCCTCGCGTACAATACCTAATTTCTGATTGACATTCATATATTTGTACTTCTCGTTTTTATTCTCTTAATTATTCGCACATAGTGATGAAAGGATGGAAAACCCGGCAAAttctaataatgtaaaatatagcAGCAGAATTGCTTGCACTTAACCggtttacataataaaagtaaagtttatcacaatttttcaaCTTTCGAATTACTGTGCCGCGTGAAACGCGTCGATATTTCCGCTATCACATTTAAAGCATTCTGTCGATATTTTGATGTTTTACACATACCTTGGGCTATTTTCAGCGAGATCGTCGGGTGATGGTGGAGTCACGATCAAGTACGGCTCTTTCTGAATGATCACTTCCGGTTGTAGATGTATCGTGTGTCTCTTCTGCCGAAGATCTTTACACGAGTCTGACGATGCAAGGTCGTTTCGTTTTCGCCGTCGGCCCGTGGTGCCTAGGTTCTGCAGAGTACCCATAGATGGGAATCGAAAGCTCCATGCTATGCCTGaatgtgttttaaataaatttacgtaTAAAAGTGATCGTCTCTTTCactgaattaaattaatatgctGAGAGAAAGGTATGCGATACTTGAAGGTATAGTCGCGTAGTAAAATTGTACGTCtaaccatttttttctttcaatattca
Above is a genomic segment from Linepithema humile isolate Giens D197 chromosome 6, Lhum_UNIL_v1.0, whole genome shotgun sequence containing:
- the LOC105672997 gene encoding SH2 domain-containing protein 3C isoform X1; its protein translation is MGKTASKLKSRRSQSIAWSFRFPSMGTLQNLGTTGRRRKRNDLASSDSCKDLRQKRHTIHLQPEVIIQKEPYLIVTPPSPDDLAENSPRTSAGGSDARLDPHACFQSEQESLPAKTPHSNNSLSSPMEPPEESIRKLLERELRLLDPRDLRSHAWYHGSTLRGGRKGAEAEVPNDGDFLVRDCASQPGNYVLTVRWKGQPLHFVINRVVIQPDTVYERAQYQFEDEAFDTVADLITFYVGSGRPISQASGARIVTPKPRSVPLTYVPGSTNNQHCSSPSSSSLSTGSPPRLPRKQQRSHSLSAQHHGAEQHVTRDGNQQTGPQLPIQSSTLPRVPPIQNQPPSCSLSLGRQKITRVISDPALQQQQQQQPLNLQNTLSTAPPKPPRVPYVPNHQHHHHHHHHHHHHHHQSYQASGSDSGNGSGDSEFEANNSGGASNPSAPIKGVVIRSHYNSNYDGTNGNNGSEYELSAEEQLVVAAPSLEITTVLDIEGFSTLLLPAGEHRPLDPTALRGVSGMLLDSAPRVLASHLTRIDLEVALQPGPGNRSGLSGIELATLPHGRQARMDLIERSECLKLLVAVTVLAGATAIERAATISKWIKVAIDTKTALGNLYGFCGVMLGLCLPQIQRLANTWHLLRQKHTDEAFNFEAKLRPTLRAMNECTNPQAPNTTLPHLLPIALLGERSPEDVLGTVTPSGLTAAVLSPWENSASDCGLSIVWSHLEAARKLAENLPLFRRNAEIALEGCRSDELLSDAFRTEFHIKFLWGSRGSTVAPEERHLKFTQVLDAMYDKCATNEVTA
- the LOC105672997 gene encoding SH2 domain-containing protein 3C isoform X2, with the protein product MEPIKLGNGASMRIAWSFRFPSMGTLQNLGTTGRRRKRNDLASSDSCKDLRQKRHTIHLQPEVIIQKEPYLIVTPPSPDDLAENSPRTSAGGSDARLDPHACFQSEQESLPAKTPHSNNSLSSPMEPPEESIRKLLERELRLLDPRDLRSHAWYHGSTLRGGRKGAEAEVPNDGDFLVRDCASQPGNYVLTVRWKGQPLHFVINRVVIQPDTVYERAQYQFEDEAFDTVADLITFYVGSGRPISQASGARIVTPKPRSVPLTYVPGSTNNQHCSSPSSSSLSTGSPPRLPRKQQRSHSLSAQHHGAEQHVTRDGNQQTGPQLPIQSSTLPRVPPIQNQPPSCSLSLGRQKITRVISDPALQQQQQQQPLNLQNTLSTAPPKPPRVPYVPNHQHHHHHHHHHHHHHHQSYQASGSDSGNGSGDSEFEANNSGGASNPSAPIKGVVIRSHYNSNYDGTNGNNGSEYELSAEEQLVVAAPSLEITTVLDIEGFSTLLLPAGEHRPLDPTALRGVSGMLLDSAPRVLASHLTRIDLEVALQPGPGNRSGLSGIELATLPHGRQARMDLIERSECLKLLVAVTVLAGATAIERAATISKWIKVAIDTKTALGNLYGFCGVMLGLCLPQIQRLANTWHLLRQKHTDEAFNFEAKLRPTLRAMNECTNPQAPNTTLPHLLPIALLGERSPEDVLGTVTPSGLTAAVLSPWENSASDCGLSIVWSHLEAARKLAENLPLFRRNAEIALEGCRSDELLSDAFRTEFHIKFLWGSRGSTVAPEERHLKFTQVLDAMYDKCATNEVTA
- the LOC105672997 gene encoding SH2 domain-containing protein 3C isoform X3 — encoded protein: MAQACVSIAWSFRFPSMGTLQNLGTTGRRRKRNDLASSDSCKDLRQKRHTIHLQPEVIIQKEPYLIVTPPSPDDLAENSPRTSAGGSDARLDPHACFQSEQESLPAKTPHSNNSLSSPMEPPEESIRKLLERELRLLDPRDLRSHAWYHGSTLRGGRKGAEAEVPNDGDFLVRDCASQPGNYVLTVRWKGQPLHFVINRVVIQPDTVYERAQYQFEDEAFDTVADLITFYVGSGRPISQASGARIVTPKPRSVPLTYVPGSTNNQHCSSPSSSSLSTGSPPRLPRKQQRSHSLSAQHHGAEQHVTRDGNQQTGPQLPIQSSTLPRVPPIQNQPPSCSLSLGRQKITRVISDPALQQQQQQQPLNLQNTLSTAPPKPPRVPYVPNHQHHHHHHHHHHHHHHQSYQASGSDSGNGSGDSEFEANNSGGASNPSAPIKGVVIRSHYNSNYDGTNGNNGSEYELSAEEQLVVAAPSLEITTVLDIEGFSTLLLPAGEHRPLDPTALRGVSGMLLDSAPRVLASHLTRIDLEVALQPGPGNRSGLSGIELATLPHGRQARMDLIERSECLKLLVAVTVLAGATAIERAATISKWIKVAIDTKTALGNLYGFCGVMLGLCLPQIQRLANTWHLLRQKHTDEAFNFEAKLRPTLRAMNECTNPQAPNTTLPHLLPIALLGERSPEDVLGTVTPSGLTAAVLSPWENSASDCGLSIVWSHLEAARKLAENLPLFRRNAEIALEGCRSDELLSDAFRTEFHIKFLWGSRGSTVAPEERHLKFTQVLDAMYDKCATNEVTA